Below is a window of Chloroflexota bacterium DNA.
GCGGCGCACCCTGTTCAAAGGGCCGGAGGTCAACACCATTCGGCGCTACTTCAATCGGCGATCCTACCCCCAACCCTCGGAGCACTTTCACCAGCCCCGCCGAAGGCGCAATCACCAGATCGCAACTGGCGCAAAAGTCGGGCATGTAAGCGTGCAAGAGCGTCTCGCTCAGCGCTTCAGGCACCATCGGCAGATAAGCCTGAGCATACAAATCGTAGCGGGTGTGATTGGTGAAGATGATGGGAATGCCGCGTGGGCGGCAGTAGCGCAGGGCCAGCCGCCCGCTGACAAAGGGGTGATGAACGTGTACAATGTCCATCGAGCCAAGCTTGCGCTGGGCGGCCCGCGAGTAGCGAAACCCCAAATAGTAGCCCGTGTCGGGAATGGGGATGGCCGGTGAACGAACCACATATAGCTCATCATCCTCATAAGCCTCGCCGCCCAGTGTAAAGACGTACACCTTGTGGCCGGCCGGCTCAAGCTCACGCTTATTGAGCGAGATGTAGTTGGTCACGCCGCTGATGTGAGGCTTGTACATGTCAGCCATCATTCCAATACGCATAAAGTCATGGTACTCGTTGGGGTGTAAGCCGTCAAGTTAGGCCACAGCTTGACACCCTTTCGAGGCTGAATACACTTAGCTTATTTCCTGCGCAAGGAGCCGCCATGTCCTTCATCAACATTCTCAAACAAGGTGATATTTTCTACGAGCTGACGCCCACTCAACTCGAACTGGTGGCCTCACTTTGCCAGGAGCGGCGGCTCAACACTGGGGACATCGTCTTTGAGGAAAACACGCCGAGCGACGAATTGTATATCATCGCCCAGGGCGAGATCGAGATTCAGGTGGACCCGACTCTGGTGGGCGACAATACCACCCCACACATGGGGCCGGTGACGATTGCCACCTTGCGCCGGGGTCAATCCTTTGGCGAAGTGGCCCTGGTGGATCAGGGTCTCCGGTCGGCTACGGCCAAGTGCGCCCAGCATAACACCCAATTGCTGATCATTCCGCGAGATAAGCTGATGATGTTATGCGACACCTATCCTCAACTGGGCTACC
It encodes the following:
- a CDS encoding cyclic nucleotide-binding domain-containing protein; the protein is MSFINILKQGDIFYELTPTQLELVASLCQERRLNTGDIVFEENTPSDELYIIAQGEIEIQVDPTLVGDNTTPHMGPVTIATLRRGQSFGEVALVDQGLRSATAKCAQHNTQLLIIPRDKLMMLCDTYPQLGYRLMRNLAADLSLKIRNTDMKIREELLYGMQRRG